The DNA window GGCGGGGGACCTCGGCCAGATGGGCCAGAAGACGCAACTCCACCTGGGAATAATCGGCGGAAAGGAGGCAAAAGCCGGGTGGGGCGATGAATGCCTGGCGGATGGCGCGGCCATCGGCGGAACGAATCGGAATGTTTTGCAGATTGGGTTCCGAGGAGGACAACCGTCCCGTCAGGGTGACCGCCTGGTTGAAGCTGGTATGCAGCCGTCCCGTGACCGGATGGACCAGTTGCCGGAGATTGTCGGTATAGGTCGATTGCAGCTTGGTCAGTGAACGGTATTCCAGGACCTTGTCCGCCAGGGGATGTCCCTGTTCGGCCAGTTTGGTCAATACCGTCACGTCGGTCGAAAAGCCGGTCTTTGTTTTTTTTCCCCCTTTCAGTCCCATTCTGTTGAATAAAATCTCTCCCAACTGTTGCGTGGAATTGACATTGAACCGTTGGCCTGCCTGTCGTTGAATTTCTTCGGACAGGGCGGCACAACGTTGTCCCAGGTCCGTTCCCATTTTTTCCAGGACGTTGACATCGATCAAAACGCCCCGGTGTTCCATATCGCCCAGGACCGGGATCAATGGTTCCTCGACCGCGGCGTAGAGATGCCAGACCTCCTCCCATTGCCGCAATGGCCCTTCCATTTTCCGCGCCGCTTCCCAGGCGACCTCGGCATCCTCGCAGGCATAAGGACCTGCCTTGTCGAGCGACACCTGGTCGAAGGTGACCTGGTTTCGCCCCGTTCCCGCAACTTCCTTGAAGGTGATCGTGGTACGTCCCAATTCTTCGAGGGCGATGGTGTCCAGATTGTGGCGCCGGTTGGAACCATGGAGCAGGTGGGAAAAAATCATGGCATCCTTGAAGAAACCGCGAAGGTGGATGCCGTATTTTTTCAGCAGGACGTATTCATACTTGATGTTCTGGCCGATCTTGATCGTGCCTGGATCCTCGAACAGGGGTTTGAGGCGTTCGAGGATCCGGTCACGGTCCAACTGGCCGGCGGGGGCCGCTTCGGGACGGTGACCTACCGGAAGATACCAGCCCCGTCCATCGCCCCAGGAAAACGAAAGCCCAACCAGTTCCGCCTGTACCGGATCGGTGCTGGTGGTTTCGGTATCCATCGAAAACTCGGATTGTCGTTCCAGGTGACGGACGAATGTTTCAAAGTCATCCATGGACATGATCAGCTGATAATCGAGGGAGGACGGGGGCGGCTCCGGTGGGATTGGGACGGTGTCGGCGGCGCCCGGCACGGGGGTGGATGGAGTGGTGGCGGAATCGGGAAAGGACGTCTTCAGTTTTCGCGCCAGGGAGGTGAATTCCATTCGGGTATGAAACGCCAGCAACCGTTCCCGGTCCACCGGTCGGCGGCGAAGGGTGGAAAGATCGACCTCCAGGGGGACATCGACCTTGATGGTCACAAGGTCCAGGGCCTGCCGCGCCAAATGTTGTCCGGCAATCAGATTTTCACGGCGCTGTTTTTGGGGAATTTCCATGACCCGGGCGAACAGGGCATCGAGACTGCCGAAGGTTTGCAACAGCTGGGCCGCGGTCTTGATGCCGATCTTGGGGATTCCTTCGATGTTGTCGGAGGTGTCGCCAACCAGGGCCATCGCCTGGGTCAGCAGGGAAACCGGAACCCCCCAGAGTTCCTCGACCTCCCTGGGACCGATCCAGCGATCCTTGGCGGTATCGAAAATTTTTGTTTGTGGCGAAATCAATTGCATCAGGTCCTTGTCGCCCGAGACAATCACCACCTCCAACCCCGCCGCTTCTCCTTTCCGGGCCAGGGTTCCCAGAAGATCGTCCGCCTCGAACCCCGGGAGGGTGAAGGATGGAATGTTGCAGGCGGCGACCATTTCGTGAATCGGTTCGATCTGGCAGGCCAGGTCCTCGGGCATCGAGTGTCGGTTGGCCTTGTAGCTGGGGGACAGTTCATGGCGAAAAGTGGGACCTTTGGCGTCGAAGGCGACGGCAAGATAGTCGGGCCGATGGTCCTCCAGCACCTTGGCGAGCATCTGGTGGAAGCCGAAAATGGCGTTGGTGGGAAATCCGTCGCGGCGGGCCAGATTGCGAATGCCGTGGAAGGCACGGTGGATGTACCCATTGCCGTCGATCAGAAAGAGCCTTTGAGGAGACGGGAACTGCGAAGGAGCGTCCATGGTGTCCTTGGGAGAATGTGGATTGTTGGCTCAAGGTGCTGCACAACACGGCATGGCGGAATCTTCAATCCGCTTTTTCCGAGTGCTACCGAACCGGGGACAATTTTTTATGATCACCGCGAAATCGATCGATGATCCATTCAACGGCGTCACTTCTGAAAAAAATGTGTGTCCATTTTGCCAGAGGCCTTATCCTTCGGTTGAATCGCAACGGGCGTAACAGGGACATGGAATCCCTGTGATTGGAAAAGCGGGATCGTCCAGGCGGATGGCCGTCAGATGGCCGCCATAGACACAACCGGAATCCAATCCTTTCGAATGGTCATGCAGCGCAAGACCGATGGCAGCCCAATGACCATAGACCACCGTTTCTCCCGCTTCCCAATAACGGACCCGATACCAGGGTTGAATGGAAAAACCATCAGGTGGCGGGGCATAGGGGTCGATCATGCCAGCTTTGCGCGCCTCTTCCGGCCAAACCGGTCGGCCATCCCGGGCCGTCAGGCGGATGCGCGTGAAGATCGATAAGGTATCCCGGTTCTTGTGCCATTCCTCTCTGCCGCATGACTTGATTGGCGGATGTCGCGTCAATGGGGCGAAAAAATCAATGCGCCGTTCCAGTTGGTCCATCATCCGGGTCACCCGATCGGCATGGACCATTGCCTCGGACAACGACCATAAAGGGGACAAACCTGCGTGAACCACATGACATCCTGTATCGCTGTCATGAATGATCAACGGAAAACGAGCCATCCAATCGAGCAGAAGTTCACAGTCCGGCGCTCCACGAAACGTTTTTTGCCAGGGTTCCATCCAGGTGGATCCCTTTGATGCGAACAGCTTTAAAATATTGACCTCATGGTTGCCCATCACGACCTGGGCCGATGCGCCCAGGCCATGCACAAAGCGCAGACATTCCAACGATTCCGGTCCACGGTTGACCAGATCGCCGACAAACAGCAGCCGGTCCTGCCCGGGCGAGAACGACAGGACCTCAAGCAATTGCCGCAGCGAGGCCAGACACCCATGGACATCACCGATCGCATAGACCGCCATGGTTTATTTCCTTTCCCAGCGGCAAAAGGGGTGAATTGTGAGGTTGGCGTTGAAATAACGCGGGTCGCTTGAAATTTCCGCGCCAAGCCAGGGCGGAAAGGGAAAAACCTGGTCGGTGGCATTCAATTCGATTTCGGCAAGGACCAGACCCTGATTTTCTCCGGCGAATTCATCCACAACTCCGCTGAATGTCAACACGCCCTAAAACAAACTGCGTTGCTCATTCTGATCTAATCTTAATACACCGATCAGGAGCCATGTTTTTGGATAGTGGGAGTGGGTCCCCATTACAAAGGCCATTCCTTTTTCTGGGTATTCTTCCCCAAATGTTCGCTTAAGATTCGTGAGTGCTTTTTCTTCCCCATAATTTCTTCTCCAATTATAAAAAGTT is part of the Magnetococcales bacterium genome and encodes:
- the polA gene encoding DNA polymerase I, which gives rise to MDAPSQFPSPQRLFLIDGNGYIHRAFHGIRNLARRDGFPTNAIFGFHQMLAKVLEDHRPDYLAVAFDAKGPTFRHELSPSYKANRHSMPEDLACQIEPIHEMVAACNIPSFTLPGFEADDLLGTLARKGEAAGLEVVIVSGDKDLMQLISPQTKIFDTAKDRWIGPREVEELWGVPVSLLTQAMALVGDTSDNIEGIPKIGIKTAAQLLQTFGSLDALFARVMEIPQKQRRENLIAGQHLARQALDLVTIKVDVPLEVDLSTLRRRPVDRERLLAFHTRMEFTSLARKLKTSFPDSATTPSTPVPGAADTVPIPPEPPPSSLDYQLIMSMDDFETFVRHLERQSEFSMDTETTSTDPVQAELVGLSFSWGDGRGWYLPVGHRPEAAPAGQLDRDRILERLKPLFEDPGTIKIGQNIKYEYVLLKKYGIHLRGFFKDAMIFSHLLHGSNRRHNLDTIALEELGRTTITFKEVAGTGRNQVTFDQVSLDKAGPYACEDAEVAWEAARKMEGPLRQWEEVWHLYAAVEEPLIPVLGDMEHRGVLIDVNVLEKMGTDLGQRCAALSEEIQRQAGQRFNVNSTQQLGEILFNRMGLKGGKKTKTGFSTDVTVLTKLAEQGHPLADKVLEYRSLTKLQSTYTDNLRQLVHPVTGRLHTSFNQAVTLTGRLSSSEPNLQNIPIRSADGRAIRQAFIAPPGFCLLSADYSQVELRLLAHLAEVPRLREAFAADQDIHSATARELFNADGPVERRMAKTINFGLIYGMSPYGLAKRLEISNFEAARYMEVYFKRYQGVREFMERSIDAARRLGHVTTLGGRRCLIRDINHPNRNLREVAERTAINAPIQGSAADLIKLAMIKLHHRLANEGLQSRMILQVHDELVLETPLPELEQVRDVVRSSMESAMQLSVPLKVEIGSGRNWGEAH
- a CDS encoding symmetrical bis(5'-nucleosyl)-tetraphosphatase, giving the protein MAVYAIGDVHGCLASLRQLLEVLSFSPGQDRLLFVGDLVNRGPESLECLRFVHGLGASAQVVMGNHEVNILKLFASKGSTWMEPWQKTFRGAPDCELLLDWMARFPLIIHDSDTGCHVVHAGLSPLWSLSEAMVHADRVTRMMDQLERRIDFFAPLTRHPPIKSCGREEWHKNRDTLSIFTRIRLTARDGRPVWPEEARKAGMIDPYAPPPDGFSIQPWYRVRYWEAGETVVYGHWAAIGLALHDHSKGLDSGCVYGGHLTAIRLDDPAFPITGIPCPCYARCDSTEG